The Platichthys flesus chromosome 8, fPlaFle2.1, whole genome shotgun sequence genome has a window encoding:
- the cxcl14 gene encoding C-X-C motif chemokine 14, translated as MQRCTAVLLVLVVSLYFLSAEAYKCRCTRKGPKIRYKDVQKLEIKPKHPYCQEKMIFVTMENVYRFKGQEYCLHPKLQSTKNLVKWFRIWKDKHRVYEA; from the exons ATGCAGCGGTGCACAGCGGTGCTACTTGTGTTAGTGGTGTCCTTGTACTTCCTGAGCGCAGAAG CCTACAAGTGCAGGTGCACCAGAAAAGGACCGAAGATCCGATATAAGGATGTACAGAAGCTGGAGATCAAACCCAAACACCCATACTGCCAAGAGAAGATGATATT cGTGACGATGGAGAACGTGTATCGGTTCAAGGGGCAGGAGTACTGTCTTCATCCCAAACTTCAGAGCACCAAGAATCTGGTGAAATGGTTCCGCATCTGGAAGGACAAGCACAG GGTGTACGAGGCTTAA